Proteins found in one Amycolatopsis umgeniensis genomic segment:
- a CDS encoding glycosyltransferase family 4 protein: MRIAVVNNFFPPRVGGSAHMAASLAEQYAARGHEVLAITAAYADAPADETKDGYRVVRLPAVKMPQLGLSIDFDMSFASLRPGNWRRLRKLLDEFKPDAIHLHGQFFDLSWLAGRYARRHKLPMLMTIHTLLISDNKLYGGVFRFLDTVLVNPILRYLKPRYVILDKLGVDYCVERYGTSDANSDYFPIAVDTGNFEKPLTKDVRAEHELGDGPVIVSLGHVIPLRNRLPLVEALPSILDKHPGVKVVVVGRVYHDVFLKRAEELGVADAIIVTGAVPKADVPAYFAAADIVTHDLNGGCGTASLEAMLSGTATIASVTEDNYPGIELRNGENILLVRPDDSEAVANTVIELLDDPEKRALVAQRESAMVRANFGLDVVAEEHLRTFEKLVTEADVLR, from the coding sequence ATGCGCATCGCCGTCGTCAACAACTTCTTCCCGCCGAGGGTGGGCGGAAGCGCGCACATGGCGGCCTCCCTGGCCGAGCAGTACGCGGCGCGCGGGCACGAGGTGCTCGCGATCACCGCGGCCTACGCCGACGCCCCGGCCGACGAGACCAAGGACGGCTACCGCGTCGTCCGCCTGCCCGCGGTGAAGATGCCGCAGCTGGGCCTGTCGATCGACTTCGACATGAGCTTCGCCTCGCTGCGGCCGGGGAACTGGCGGCGGCTGCGGAAGCTGCTGGACGAGTTCAAACCGGACGCGATCCACCTGCACGGGCAGTTCTTCGACCTGTCGTGGCTGGCGGGGCGGTACGCGCGGCGGCACAAGCTGCCGATGCTGATGACCATCCACACGCTGCTGATCAGCGACAACAAGCTGTACGGCGGTGTCTTCCGGTTCCTGGACACGGTGCTGGTGAACCCGATCCTGCGCTACCTCAAGCCGCGGTACGTCATCCTCGACAAACTCGGCGTGGACTACTGCGTCGAGCGCTACGGCACCAGCGACGCGAACTCGGACTACTTCCCGATCGCCGTCGACACCGGGAACTTCGAGAAGCCGCTGACGAAGGATGTGCGCGCGGAGCACGAGCTGGGCGACGGTCCGGTGATCGTCTCGCTCGGGCACGTGATCCCGCTGCGCAACCGGCTTCCGCTGGTCGAGGCGCTGCCGTCCATTTTGGACAAACACCCTGGCGTGAAGGTGGTCGTCGTCGGCCGCGTGTACCACGACGTCTTCCTGAAGCGGGCGGAAGAACTCGGTGTCGCGGACGCCATCATCGTCACCGGCGCCGTGCCGAAGGCGGACGTCCCCGCGTACTTCGCCGCCGCCGACATCGTCACGCACGACCTCAACGGCGGCTGTGGCACCGCGTCGCTGGAGGCGATGCTCTCGGGCACCGCGACCATCGCGTCGGTCACCGAGGACAACTACCCGGGCATCGAACTGCGCAACGGCGAGAACATCCTGCTGGTGCGGCCGGACGACAGCGAGGCGGTGGCGAACACCGTCATCGAACTGCTCGACGATCCGGAGAAGCGGGCTTTGGTGGCACAGCGGGAAAGCGCGATGGTGCGGGCCAACTTCGGCCTCGACGTCGTCGCCGAGGAACACCTGCGCACCTTCGAGAAACTGGTGACCGAGGCCGATGTTCTTCGATGA
- a CDS encoding BTAD domain-containing putative transcriptional regulator encodes MRFGVLGATEVRREDGTAVGVGGPRVRTLFALLALEAGRVVPAERLIDGLYGEQPPDGAANALQSQVSRLRAALKDLAPVEFSPAGYRLAVDPGDVDVHRFERLAAEGRRTLAAGDAEKAAELLRDALGLWRGPAFADITDAPFRDPQVTRLNELRTSAIEDRVEAELKLGRHADVLDELREVITAQPLRERPRALLIRALHAAGRQADALTAFEDARRVLADELGADPGPELAAAHLAVLRGEAPAAKTTTAPLPAQLTSFIGREGDLRHVLDQLERSRLVTLTGPGGSGKTRLAIETAAATDLPVVFVELAPYTEDSDVAHAVLTALGLRTVPLGAATPAMENAPLERLIDALAERALLLVLDNCEHLVGAAAKLTARLLGAAAALRVLATSREPLGITGEVVTPVPRLAVPPPGTPPARSLEFAAVRLFVDRARANDPGFAIDDTTAGDVQHICAALDGLPLAIELAAARVRTLPVGEIAARLEDRFKLLSRGSRVAEDRHRTLRGTVEWSWDLLEGDERLLGRRLTVFAGGTTLADAEAVCAVPDTGDLLPSLVDRSLVERGGNRYRMLETIRAFFAEKLAEAGETEQLRRAHAEHFLALAEEADPLLRTGDQLVWLERLDNAYDDLLAALRWAAEADVRIGLRLSASLVTYWWMRGRRFEGSTLSLEVVKHVGLRPPEDLEEEYQLSVLNAAAALRDHEALERHLPAVDELVRNMVRAPRNPALLMLIGVVSGPPGDDDELFKRGQALLAHSDAWSLALMPTGYGLRLMMQGDLESAEGLLREGEAAFRAIGERWGLSMTLDHLSQILIWTNRQAEALEMMHEALRLMRELGASDDNADLLCRRGTSKLLHGDAAGARADFELAIEIARRAGMPESRAFGYVGLASLARHGGDLATARALSELALSECAGGSFTSEGARAGARISLGWVLAAEGEIDRAEELHRLALTAADQWNDSTTVACAVEGLAGVALLRGDPERAAVLIGAAVTIRGTAFAVDLDAALLRTSVRERLGNDFDRPYRQGLGMRGAAQVAGP; translated from the coding sequence ATGCGATTCGGCGTCCTGGGGGCGACGGAGGTGCGCCGCGAGGACGGCACCGCCGTCGGAGTCGGCGGGCCCAGGGTCCGGACGCTGTTCGCGTTGCTCGCGCTGGAGGCGGGCCGGGTCGTCCCGGCCGAGCGGCTCATCGACGGCCTTTACGGCGAACAACCGCCGGACGGCGCGGCGAACGCGCTGCAATCACAGGTCTCGCGGCTGCGCGCGGCGCTGAAGGACCTCGCACCCGTCGAGTTCAGTCCGGCGGGATACCGGCTGGCCGTGGACCCCGGCGACGTCGACGTGCACCGGTTCGAGCGGCTCGCCGCCGAAGGCCGACGCACTCTCGCGGCGGGAGACGCCGAGAAGGCGGCAGAGCTGCTTCGCGACGCTCTCGGTCTCTGGCGCGGCCCGGCGTTCGCGGACATCACCGACGCGCCGTTCCGCGATCCGCAGGTCACCAGGCTGAACGAGCTGAGGACGTCGGCGATCGAGGATCGCGTCGAGGCCGAGCTCAAGCTGGGAAGGCATGCAGATGTCCTCGACGAGCTTCGTGAGGTCATCACCGCCCAACCGCTGCGAGAACGGCCGAGAGCGCTGCTGATCCGCGCCCTGCACGCCGCGGGACGCCAGGCCGACGCGCTCACCGCGTTCGAGGACGCCCGCCGCGTCCTGGCCGACGAACTCGGCGCCGACCCGGGACCGGAACTCGCCGCCGCGCATCTGGCCGTGCTGCGCGGTGAGGCGCCGGCCGCCAAGACCACGACGGCGCCGCTCCCCGCGCAGCTCACCAGCTTCATCGGCCGCGAGGGCGACCTCCGGCACGTGCTCGACCAGTTGGAGCGCTCGCGGCTGGTGACGCTGACCGGCCCCGGCGGGAGCGGCAAGACGCGGTTGGCCATCGAGACGGCCGCCGCCACGGACCTCCCGGTGGTCTTCGTCGAACTCGCGCCCTACACCGAGGACTCGGACGTCGCCCATGCCGTGCTGACCGCGCTCGGCCTGCGGACCGTCCCGCTCGGGGCGGCCACCCCCGCCATGGAGAACGCACCGCTGGAACGGCTGATCGACGCCCTGGCGGAGCGGGCACTCCTGCTGGTGCTCGACAACTGCGAGCATCTGGTCGGCGCCGCCGCGAAACTGACCGCCCGGCTGCTCGGCGCGGCCGCGGCGCTGCGCGTGCTCGCCACCAGCCGGGAACCGCTGGGCATCACTGGCGAGGTCGTCACCCCCGTGCCGCGGCTCGCCGTGCCGCCGCCGGGTACGCCGCCCGCCCGGTCACTGGAGTTCGCCGCCGTCCGGCTGTTCGTCGATCGCGCGCGAGCGAACGACCCGGGCTTCGCCATCGACGACACCACCGCGGGCGACGTCCAGCACATCTGCGCCGCACTCGACGGGCTGCCGCTGGCCATCGAACTCGCCGCCGCGCGGGTGCGGACGCTGCCCGTCGGCGAGATCGCCGCCAGGCTGGAAGACCGCTTCAAGCTGCTCTCGCGAGGCAGCCGGGTCGCCGAAGACCGGCATCGCACCCTGCGCGGCACCGTCGAATGGAGCTGGGACCTCCTGGAGGGGGACGAACGCCTGCTCGGCAGGCGGCTGACCGTTTTCGCGGGCGGCACCACCCTCGCCGACGCCGAAGCGGTCTGCGCCGTGCCGGACACCGGAGACCTGCTTCCGTCCCTTGTGGACAGATCGCTCGTCGAACGCGGCGGGAACCGGTATCGGATGCTCGAAACCATCCGGGCGTTCTTCGCCGAGAAGCTCGCCGAAGCGGGCGAGACCGAGCAGCTGCGGCGCGCGCACGCCGAGCACTTCCTCGCCCTCGCCGAAGAGGCGGACCCGCTCCTGCGCACCGGCGATCAGCTCGTCTGGCTCGAGCGTCTCGACAACGCCTACGACGATCTCCTCGCCGCGCTGCGCTGGGCGGCCGAAGCCGACGTACGGATCGGTCTGCGGCTTTCGGCCTCGCTGGTGACGTACTGGTGGATGCGCGGACGCCGGTTCGAGGGCTCGACGCTGAGCCTGGAAGTGGTCAAACACGTCGGCTTGCGACCGCCGGAGGATCTCGAAGAGGAATACCAGCTCTCCGTGCTCAACGCCGCTGCCGCGCTTCGCGATCACGAGGCGTTGGAGCGGCATCTTCCGGCGGTCGACGAACTCGTGCGGAACATGGTCAGGGCGCCGAGGAACCCGGCGTTGCTGATGCTGATCGGGGTGGTGAGCGGGCCGCCGGGTGACGACGACGAGCTGTTCAAACGCGGTCAGGCCCTGTTGGCGCACAGCGACGCGTGGAGCCTCGCCCTGATGCCGACCGGATACGGGCTGCGCCTGATGATGCAGGGCGATCTCGAATCGGCGGAAGGGTTGCTGCGCGAAGGGGAGGCCGCGTTCCGCGCGATCGGGGAACGCTGGGGCCTTTCGATGACGCTCGACCACCTGTCACAGATCCTGATCTGGACGAACCGGCAGGCCGAGGCCCTCGAAATGATGCATGAGGCGCTCCGGCTGATGCGGGAACTCGGCGCGTCCGACGACAACGCGGACCTACTGTGCCGTCGTGGCACCAGCAAGCTGCTCCACGGTGACGCGGCGGGAGCACGGGCGGACTTCGAACTCGCCATCGAGATCGCGCGCCGCGCCGGGATGCCCGAAAGCCGGGCGTTCGGGTACGTCGGCCTCGCCTCCCTCGCGCGGCACGGAGGCGATCTGGCCACGGCTCGCGCGCTGAGCGAACTCGCGCTTTCGGAGTGCGCCGGCGGCTCCTTCACCTCCGAGGGGGCCCGCGCCGGGGCTCGCATCTCGCTCGGCTGGGTGCTGGCCGCCGAGGGCGAGATCGACCGGGCCGAGGAACTGCACCGGCTGGCGCTCACGGCCGCGGATCAGTGGAACGACAGCACCACCGTGGCCTGCGCCGTCGAAGGCCTCGCCGGAGTCGCGCTGCTGCGGGGCGACCCCGAGCGGGCGGCGGTCCTGATCGGCGCCGCGGTGACCATCCGGGGCACCGCGTTCGCCGTCGATCTGGACGCCGCCCTGCTCCGGACTTCCGTGCGGGAACGGCTCGGGAACGACTTCGACCGGCCGTACCGCCAAGGGCTCGGCATGCGCGGCGCCGCTCAAGTGGCGGGCCCCTGA
- a CDS encoding SigE family RNA polymerase sigma factor → MARGDDEFVEFVRNSTNRLQHAAYLLTSDRHQAEDATQAALAKTYAAWSRVRRKDAYAYARQVLVNHVIDGWRRPIRENATEEIPEQPSGADIAGAVVQRKWLLDALRTLTDRERAVVVLRHFFDLKESDVAGELGVSVGTVKSTNSRALTKLRITAEDGTELIGGLGR, encoded by the coding sequence GTGGCTCGCGGCGATGACGAGTTCGTCGAGTTCGTACGGAACTCGACGAACCGTCTTCAGCATGCGGCCTACCTGCTGACCAGCGACCGCCATCAGGCCGAGGACGCCACACAGGCGGCGCTCGCCAAGACGTACGCGGCCTGGTCGCGGGTGCGCCGCAAGGACGCTTACGCGTACGCGCGGCAGGTCCTCGTCAACCACGTCATCGACGGCTGGCGGCGCCCCATTCGCGAGAACGCGACCGAGGAGATCCCCGAGCAGCCGAGCGGCGCGGACATCGCCGGTGCCGTTGTCCAGCGGAAATGGCTGCTTGACGCGTTGCGTACGCTCACAGACCGGGAGAGAGCCGTCGTAGTGCTCCGGCACTTCTTCGATCTGAAGGAGTCCGATGTGGCCGGCGAGCTGGGTGTCTCGGTGGGCACCGTGAAGAGCACCAACTCCCGCGCCCTGACCAAGC
- a CDS encoding DegT/DnrJ/EryC1/StrS family aminotransferase codes for MSNQEPVVLGQPTVGDEELAAVAEVFRSGWLAGAGPACRRFEERFAKTVGTAHALTTSNCGSALFLGLRVLGVKPGDEVIVGDYTFPATGHAVLQAGATPVFADIRPDVWSADPASIESLITPRTVGILAVDVAGQPGDFDEYRAIADKHGLWLFEDAACAAGATYKTRPAGSLADLAAFSFHGRKGITAGEGGALVSDREDLIAHARKLHTYGIEPAITREGSGALPIPEFHELGYNFRLSDVQAAIMNVQLDRLPDLLSARRSVAKRYHEAFENLPGLDVPVELPDREHPWQAYILTVAPEIDRDALALRIREQGVQCNFGTYASHLQPIYGKKQTLPVSADLFARHLAIPMHANLTDDQVDRVIGTVSAALPS; via the coding sequence ATGTCCAACCAGGAACCTGTGGTCCTCGGTCAGCCGACCGTCGGCGACGAAGAACTCGCCGCCGTGGCGGAGGTGTTCCGGTCCGGCTGGCTGGCCGGTGCCGGCCCCGCGTGCCGCCGTTTCGAGGAACGCTTCGCGAAGACCGTCGGCACCGCGCACGCGCTGACCACCAGCAACTGTGGCTCCGCACTCTTCCTCGGGCTGCGTGTACTCGGCGTGAAGCCGGGCGACGAGGTCATCGTCGGCGACTACACGTTCCCCGCCACCGGCCACGCCGTGCTCCAAGCGGGTGCGACACCGGTGTTCGCCGACATTCGCCCGGACGTGTGGAGCGCCGATCCGGCGTCGATCGAAAGCTTGATCACCCCGCGCACCGTCGGCATCCTCGCCGTCGACGTCGCCGGGCAGCCGGGTGACTTCGACGAGTACCGCGCGATCGCCGACAAGCACGGCCTGTGGCTCTTCGAGGACGCAGCCTGCGCCGCGGGCGCGACGTACAAGACCCGCCCGGCGGGCAGCCTCGCCGATCTGGCCGCGTTCTCCTTCCACGGCCGCAAGGGCATCACCGCGGGCGAAGGCGGCGCGCTCGTCTCGGACCGCGAAGACCTCATCGCGCACGCGCGCAAGCTGCACACCTACGGCATCGAGCCCGCCATCACCCGCGAGGGTTCCGGTGCGCTGCCGATCCCGGAGTTCCACGAGCTGGGCTACAACTTCCGGCTCTCGGACGTGCAGGCCGCGATCATGAACGTCCAGCTCGACCGCCTCCCGGACCTGCTCTCGGCCCGCCGTTCGGTGGCCAAGCGCTATCACGAGGCGTTCGAGAACCTGCCCGGTCTCGACGTCCCGGTGGAACTGCCGGACCGCGAGCACCCGTGGCAGGCCTACATCCTCACCGTGGCCCCGGAGATCGACCGCGACGCGCTCGCGCTGCGGATCCGTGAGCAGGGCGTGCAGTGCAACTTCGGCACCTACGCCTCGCACCTCCAGCCCATCTACGGCAAGAAGCAGACCTTGCCGGTATCGGCGGACCTCTTCGCCCGTCATCTCGCCATCCCGATGCACGCCAACCTCACCGATGACCAGGTCGACAGGGTCATCGGGACCGTCAGCGCCGCACTGCCGAGCTAG
- a CDS encoding Uma2 family endonuclease, with amino-acid sequence MSVVQWPQRFLTLDDWAALPEDPEHWVEVVEGVVVVSPLPLLVHQWAVTRLGFLLHDQLPAGFSAWSEAEMIIGTAPLTVRVPDVVVARTEIMESNPARVPADAARLVIEVLSEGTVRTDRVTKFAEYAEVGIEHYWIVDLEDPTSMVTYRLVDGEYENFGEHTSKVSLEVEGTPLTLDLDALTTRHAQRP; translated from the coding sequence ATGAGTGTCGTGCAATGGCCTCAGCGATTCCTGACCCTCGACGACTGGGCCGCGCTGCCGGAAGACCCGGAGCATTGGGTCGAAGTCGTCGAAGGGGTCGTCGTCGTGTCGCCGCTTCCGTTGCTCGTCCATCAGTGGGCCGTCACACGTCTGGGTTTTTTGCTCCACGACCAGCTGCCCGCCGGATTCAGTGCTTGGAGCGAGGCCGAAATGATCATCGGCACCGCCCCTCTCACCGTCCGGGTGCCCGACGTGGTGGTGGCGAGAACAGAGATCATGGAAAGCAATCCGGCCCGTGTTCCGGCCGACGCGGCACGGCTGGTGATCGAGGTGCTGTCCGAGGGCACCGTCCGCACCGACCGGGTCACCAAGTTCGCCGAGTACGCCGAAGTCGGCATCGAGCACTACTGGATCGTCGACCTCGAAGACCCGACGAGCATGGTCACCTATCGCTTGGTCGACGGCGAGTACGAGAACTTCGGTGAGCACACCAGCAAGGTGAGCCTCGAGGTCGAGGGCACCCCGCTCACCCTCGATCTCGACGCACTGACCACCCGCCACGCGCAGCGCCCCTGA
- a CDS encoding acyltransferase gives MFFDDERSNRLRPQILTELVSQYMNDAERARFYGLPESTRVRERVKIISPENLKIGEHCWIGEGAALDASGGLEIGEHTSIGLNTLIFTHSSWLANMTLQNHSGSDLIERKPVKIGKGCFIGGLVVIMAGVTIGDFATVQPNSVVAKDVPPRTLVAGNPARVFQRYDDEYIQSEVERVRGENARRRALAEERGDTSSSWGAPAGDFTE, from the coding sequence ATGTTCTTCGATGACGAGCGCAGCAACCGGCTGCGTCCGCAGATCCTGACCGAACTCGTTTCGCAGTACATGAACGACGCCGAGCGCGCCCGGTTCTACGGGCTGCCGGAGTCGACACGGGTGCGCGAACGCGTCAAGATCATCAGCCCCGAGAACCTGAAGATCGGCGAACACTGCTGGATCGGCGAAGGCGCCGCGCTCGACGCGAGCGGCGGGCTGGAGATCGGCGAGCACACCAGCATCGGCCTGAACACGCTGATCTTCACGCATTCCAGCTGGCTCGCGAACATGACGCTGCAGAACCACTCCGGCAGCGACCTCATCGAACGCAAACCGGTGAAGATCGGCAAGGGCTGCTTCATCGGCGGCCTCGTGGTGATCATGGCGGGCGTGACGATCGGGGATTTCGCCACCGTGCAGCCGAACTCCGTGGTCGCCAAGGACGTCCCGCCGCGCACCCTGGTCGCGGGCAACCCGGCGCGCGTGTTCCAGCGCTACGACGACGAGTACATCCAGTCCGAAGTGGAGCGTGTGCGCGGCGAAAACGCCCGGCGGCGCGCGCTGGCGGAGGAGCGTGGGGACACGTCGTCGTCCTGGGGTGCCCCGGCGGGCGATTTCACGGAGTAG
- a CDS encoding NAD-dependent epimerase/dehydratase family protein, which translates to MPDKKVLFTGGGGFIAAHVIPMLIEGGYTVRVFDNMTRGDRARINEFVATGKVELVEKDVRYGGAVREAMRGCTHVIHFATVSINKSVADPHESIDINMVGNHNVFAAAADEGVERVVFASTASVYGEPKRLPMHEDDKLTPLTPYCISKRAGEDMLGFYERTKGLSWNALRFFNVYGPGQKIEAYYTSVINHFIQRLRAGQPPIIDGRGDQSMDFVHVTDLARAVVAALESDQANVPINIGTGIDTSIATLAKILIDAVGVNVEPLFNERDVLVSRRAADITRAREVLGWEPKISVEEGMYELVKASEG; encoded by the coding sequence ATGCCCGACAAGAAGGTCCTCTTCACCGGGGGCGGCGGTTTCATCGCCGCGCACGTCATCCCGATGCTGATCGAAGGCGGCTACACCGTCCGCGTCTTCGACAACATGACCCGCGGCGACCGCGCCAGGATCAACGAGTTCGTCGCCACCGGCAAGGTCGAACTGGTCGAGAAGGACGTGCGCTACGGCGGCGCCGTGCGTGAGGCCATGCGCGGCTGCACGCACGTGATCCACTTCGCCACCGTGTCGATCAACAAATCGGTCGCGGACCCGCACGAGTCCATCGACATCAACATGGTCGGCAACCACAACGTCTTCGCCGCCGCGGCGGACGAGGGTGTCGAGCGGGTCGTGTTCGCCTCGACAGCGTCGGTCTACGGCGAGCCGAAGCGGCTGCCGATGCACGAGGACGACAAACTCACGCCGCTCACGCCGTACTGCATCTCGAAGCGCGCGGGCGAGGACATGCTCGGCTTCTACGAGCGCACCAAGGGTCTGTCCTGGAACGCGCTGCGGTTCTTCAACGTGTACGGCCCCGGCCAGAAGATCGAGGCCTACTACACGTCGGTGATCAACCACTTCATCCAGCGCCTGCGCGCCGGCCAGCCGCCGATCATCGACGGCCGCGGCGACCAGTCGATGGACTTCGTGCACGTCACGGACCTGGCTCGTGCCGTGGTCGCGGCGCTCGAGTCGGACCAGGCGAACGTTCCGATCAACATCGGCACCGGGATCGACACCTCGATCGCGACGCTGGCGAAGATCCTCATCGACGCCGTCGGCGTCAACGTCGAGCCGCTGTTCAACGAGCGTGACGTGCTGGTTTCGCGGCGTGCCGCGGACATCACCCGTGCCCGCGAGGTCCTCGGCTGGGAGCCGAAGATCTCCGTGGAAGAGGGCATGTACGAACTGGTGAAGGCTTCGGAGGGATGA
- a CDS encoding copper resistance CopC family protein, which yields MRFKRFGASLLVAGITLLGAATPALAHSELKSSDPARGASLATPPTQIKLTFSGPVTLAENPIQITGPENASWTVGRAEVAGTVVTAPVQAVGPAGEYTLRYKVTFEDSHAASGSVKFNLSAPVPSSAPTSSQAPASSAAPATNATPAPQAEETTPDKLVPTWVWIVLAVAVVVAGLVVALRFTRRKD from the coding sequence ATGAGGTTCAAGCGGTTCGGTGCGTCGCTACTGGTCGCCGGCATCACCCTGCTGGGCGCCGCGACCCCGGCGCTGGCCCACTCGGAGTTGAAGAGCAGCGACCCGGCGAGGGGCGCTTCGCTGGCGACACCGCCGACGCAGATCAAGCTGACCTTCTCCGGTCCGGTCACCCTCGCCGAAAACCCGATCCAGATCACCGGGCCCGAGAACGCCTCGTGGACGGTCGGCCGGGCGGAGGTCGCCGGGACGGTCGTCACGGCGCCGGTGCAGGCGGTCGGGCCCGCCGGGGAGTACACCCTCCGCTACAAGGTCACCTTCGAGGACTCGCACGCCGCGAGCGGCTCGGTGAAGTTCAACCTCAGCGCCCCGGTGCCCAGCAGCGCGCCGACGAGCAGCCAGGCCCCGGCCAGCAGCGCGGCGCCCGCGACGAATGCCACCCCCGCTCCGCAGGCGGAGGAGACCACTCCCGACAAGCTGGTGCCGACCTGGGTGTGGATCGTCCTCGCTGTCGCCGTGGTCGTCGCCGGGCTGGTCGTCGCGCTCCGGTTCACTCGTCGGAAGGACTGA